From a single Miscanthus floridulus cultivar M001 chromosome 8, ASM1932011v1, whole genome shotgun sequence genomic region:
- the LOC136476482 gene encoding uncharacterized protein codes for MEQLINGGSAPVVAGAGASAAAPVAAGAGAGAAPGAANPVDVAAPVAGNGAVRAMRWTNTTSGFVLRRMAALVSDGSRPEKVFKDKDINSVAKALKQFCGEVVSPTQVYNHLRKWRQKWARVSKLKDLSAALWDDQAHAIMLEQEHYLGHCKDHPKDAEFLNCPIRFYTEMEAIFANAMATGKFALGSGEALGQNQADSVGAKADGPPLTHTKVPSEQGGDSKATELLPTSSAAGPKRKRGNFYEEEMLMLTNMSDAVNNVANALRETGPAHVDANLYLAVMEMPGFSEEALIVAYTFLLDNKAQGRGFVNMSDAHRALWLRTFLAKNYYV; via the exons ATGGAGCAGCTCATCAATGGTGGTTCTGCCCCTGTTGtagctggtgctggtgctagtgCCGCTGCCCCTGTTgcagctggtgctggtgctggtgctgctccaGGTGCAGCAAACCCTGTTGATGTTGCTGCTCCTGTAGCTGGGAATGGGGCTGTGAGGGCAATGAGGTGGACCAACACCACCTctggctttgtgctaaggaggatGGCTGCCCTTGTTAGTGATGGTAGCAGGCCCGAGAAGGTTTTCAAGGACAAAGATATAAATTCTGTGGCCAAAGCCCTCAAGCAGTTCTGTGGGGAGGTTGTTAGCCCAACTCAAGTGTACAACCACttgaggaagtggaggcagaaATGGGCTAGGGTGAGCAAGTTGAAGGACCTTAGTGCTGCTCTTTGGGATGACCAGGCTCATGCTATCATGCTTGAGCAAGAGCACTACCTTGGCCACTGCAAG GACCATCCTAAAGATGCAGAGTTTCTTAACTGCCCTATTAGGTTCTACACTGAGATGGAGGCTATCTTTGCTAATGCCATGGCCACAGGCAAGTTTGCACTTGGGTCTGGTGAAGCCTTAGGGCAGAACCAGGCTGACAGTGTTGGTGCCAAGGCTGATGGTCCTCCTTTGACCCACACCAAAGTTCCCAGTGAACAGGGAGGGGATAGCAAGGCCACTGAACTGCTTCCTACCTCCTCAGCTGCTGGcccaaagaggaagagagggaactTCTATGAGGAGGAGATGCTCATGTTGACTAACATGTCAGATGCTGTGAACAATGTGGCCAATGCTCTTAGGGAGACTGGACCTGCCCATGTTGATGCCAATCTGTACCTTGCTGTGATGGAGATGCCTGGCTTCAGTGAGGAGGCACTTATTGTTGCCTACACCTTCCTCCTggacaacaaggcccaaggcagggGCTTTGTGAACATGAGTGATGCCCATAGGGCCCTTTGGCTTAGGACCTTCCTAGCCAAAAACTACTATGTGTAG
- the LOC136476480 gene encoding general transcription and DNA repair factor IIH subunit TFB1-1-like, with product MGSMTIGAKYKTTIKDPGTAGILRMNDDRFTFTPNDPRSAMKFNVDFRTIKGHKFNKVEGNKAALLNLSKEDKAGGYIFEFDNVGNRDLCRDFVARVLGKHQGIVPPRPTVTPENSVASAALEQLSAAEVERRVKLLREDSELQKLHKKFVLGNILQESEFWATRKNLLDDEANKRSKQRPGFKNALVDIKPTTDGRTNKVTFQITPEMIHQIFAEKPAVRRAYLDFVPKKMSETRFWEKYCRAEYLVRTKNTAAATAEAAGDEELAIFLKNDDILAKESKMKIKRVDPTLDMEADTGDDYIHLPDHGIHRYGNKETVDADSDLARRTLSQDLNRHAAVVLEGRSLDVELTDPKTSAEALVRSKKEPPSTSIVDDANHERLVKVARMTEIEDLQAPRSLPYAPLCIKDPREYFDSQQANALRSLGGSNARRKARTCSLSTEEAFHHLMDQMSSIKVNKLNCPIIQSDMALKVLNELNEGISLSRRLNLKNPQEGLLGQLPQHTRDELMDHWMAIQELLRHFWSSYPITSAVLYNKVQRVKEAMTQIYQKLQLIKESAQPDVRHEISRLVKPMTQALDAAFNHDLEQKQKSSKTGNRHNGF from the exons ATGGGGTCCATGACGATCGGCGCCAAGTACAAGACCACGATCAAGGACCCCGGCACCGCGGGCATCCTCCGCATG AACGATGATAGGTTCACCTTCACCCCTAATGATCCACGGTCGGCAATGAAGTTCAATGTTGATTTCCGAACCATCAAAG GTCACAAGTTCAACAAAGTAGAGGGTAACAAAGCAGCATTATTGAACCTTTCAAAAGAAGACAAG GCTGGAGGCTACATATTTGAGTTTGACAATGTTGGTAACCGCGACCTGTGTCGAGACTTTGTAG CTAGGGTTTTAGGCAAACATCAAGGGATAGTGCCTCCTAGACCAACTGTGACTCCTGAAAACTCAGTTGCTTCTGCTGCTCTGGAACAACTCAGTGCTGCTGAAGTGGAGAGACGGGTGAAACTGTTGCGAGAAGACAG CGAATTGCAGAAATTACATAAGAAGTTTGTTCTTGGAAATATTTTGCAAGAATCTGAATTTTGGGCAACAAGAAAG AATTTACTTGATGATGAAGCAAATAAAAGATCAAAACAAAGGCCAGGTTTCAAGAATGCACTAGTAGATATTAAGCCAACAACTGATGGTCGG ACAAACAAAGTTACTTTCCAGATCACACCTGAGATGATACATCAG atttttgcagaaaagcctgCTGTCCGTAGAGCATATTTAGATTTTGTTCCAAAAAAG ATGTCAGAAACCCGATTTTGGGAAAAATACTGTAGAGCTGAGTATCTAGTTAGAACAAAAAACACTGCAGCAGCAACAGCTGAGGCTGCTGGAGATGAGGAATTGGCTATCTTCCTGAAGAATGATGATATACTGGCCAAGGAGTCAAAGATGAAG ATAAAACGAGTCGATCCAACATTAGACATGGAGGCAGACACTGGAGATGATTACATTCATCTTCCG GACCATGGGATTCACCGTTATGGTAACAAAGAGACAGTCGATGCTGACAGTGACTTGGCGAGGAGGACGCTGTCTCAGGACCTGAACCGTCATGCAGCTGTTGTTCTTGAAGGGAGATCTCTTG ATGTTGAGTTGACTGATCCAAAGACTTCAGCTGAAGCCCTTGTAAGGTCCAAGAAAG AACCACCTTCCACTtctattgttgatgatgctaatCATGAGAGACTAGTGAAGGTGGCTAGAATGACAGAGATAGAGGATCTGCAAGCTCCACGAAGCCTTCCGTATGCACCACTTTGTATAAAG GATCCTAGAGAATATTTTGATTCCCAGCAAGCAAATGCTCTGAGATCTCTAGGTGGCAGCAATGCCAGAAGAAAAGCTCGTACTTGCAGCTTGAGCACTGAAGAAGCATTCCATCATTTAATGGACCAAATGTCTTCTATTAAAGTTAATAAGCTTAACTGTCCGATTATTCAGTCTGATATGGCTCTTAAG GTTCTTAATGAATTGAACGAAGGGATTTCTCTTTCAAGGAGACTTAACCTCAAGAATCCTCAAGAAGGTCTCCTTGGTCAGCTGCCTCAACATACACGGGATGAGCTTATGGAT CATTGGATGGCTATCCAGGAATTGCTACGGCATTTTTGGTCATCGTATCCAATAACAAGTGCAGTCCTTTATAACAAG GTTCAAAGAGTTAAAGAAGCTATGACACAGATATATCAAAAGTTGCAG CTTATAAAGGAATCAGCACAGCCTGATGTAAGACATGAAATATCTCGGCTAGTAAAGCCCATGACTCAG GCCTTGGATGCCGCCTTCAACCACGATTTGGAACAAAAGCAGAAGTCATCCAAGACCGGGAACAGGCACAACGGGTTTTGA
- the LOC136469157 gene encoding uncharacterized protein, giving the protein MGWAEPSGKHAVLAVQTIRNNIMASTAITLSSLIAVLMSSGNGGDATATSNNNSNSGGLLPGAPLVVGATGAPALSAKFFAILVCFLVAFLLNVQSIRYYSYASVLVNVPPPRCRAAVGYVTDMLNRGSYFWSLGARAFYFSCPVFLWLFGPIPMFVACVALVCALYFLDVCGRRRKAATAMATIVLVMTRGQDKGRMQSSKCRDECASIFRLEANNISR; this is encoded by the exons ATGGGCTGGGCC GAGCCGTCGGGGAAGCACGCGGTGCTGGCGGTGCAGACGATCCGCAACAACATCATGGCGTCGACAGCCATCACCCTGAGCTCTCTGATCGCCGTCCTCATGTCCAGCGGCAACGGCGGAGACGCCACTGCCACCtccaacaacaacagcaacagcGGCGGGCTCCTCCCGGGCGCGCCGCTGGTGGTGGGCGCGACGGGCGCGCCGGCGCTGTCGGCCAAGTTCTTCGCGATCCTGGTGTGCTTCCTGGTGGCGTTCCTCCTCAACGTGCAGTCCATCCGGTACTACAGCTACGCGAGCGTGCTCGTGAACgtgccgccgccgcgctgccggGCTGCCGTCGGGTACGTCACGGACATGCTCAACCGCGGCAGCTACTTCTGGTCGCTGGGCGCGCGGGCGTTCTACTTCTCCTGCCCCGTCTTCCTCTGGCTCTTCGGCCCCATCCCGATGTTCGTGGCGTGCGTCGCGTTGGTCTGCGCGCTCTACTTCCTCGACGTGtgtgggaggaggaggaaggcggCGACGGCCATGGCCACCATTGTATTAGTGATGACGAGAGGTCAAGACAAGGGAAGGATGCAGAGCAGCAAGTGTAGAGATGAATGTGCTAGCATTTTTAGGCTAGAAGCAAACAATATTTCGAGATGA